From the genome of Deinococcus sp. AJ005, one region includes:
- a CDS encoding alpha-hydroxy-acid oxidizing protein, with product MSQPKSSGPGPGRSRQTQIFVDGLGGTRPLVPVDPQGLRKAARRKLDAPAFAYLAGGAGMERTMQANLDAFAGVKLLPRRLCGSASRDLSVDLFGHTYPAPVLLAPLGVLELAHAEADLAVGRAAAALGVPLIFSSQASESMENVAAGMGDAPRWFQLYWGTDEEVTRSFVRRAEACGAQAIVLTLDTTLLGWRPRDLDLGNLPFLRGQGLAQYLTDAHFRSRLDSVNLPATSPRPSPALLKTAASLAMHGRKFGLTLAQMRAAAAHFTASYTRPDLQWDDLARLREWTDLPILLKGVLHPDDAREAARHGMDGLIVSNHGGRQIDGEVGSLTMLPRVVEAAGDLPVLLDSGVRTGADVAKALALGARAVLLGRPYAYGLALAGEAGVAEVIRNVVAEFDLTLGLLGAHAARELGPEHLA from the coding sequence ATGTCACAACCCAAATCTTCTGGCCCCGGTCCTGGCCGCAGCCGTCAGACGCAGATTTTCGTGGACGGGCTGGGCGGCACTCGCCCTCTGGTGCCCGTGGACCCTCAAGGTCTGCGAAAGGCCGCGCGGCGCAAGTTGGACGCCCCGGCTTTTGCATATCTGGCGGGCGGCGCGGGGATGGAACGCACCATGCAGGCCAACCTGGACGCCTTCGCGGGAGTGAAGCTGTTGCCCCGCCGTCTGTGCGGTTCGGCGTCGCGGGATCTGAGCGTGGACCTGTTCGGGCACACCTACCCCGCCCCCGTGCTGCTGGCCCCGCTGGGCGTGCTGGAACTGGCGCACGCGGAGGCCGATCTGGCGGTGGGCCGTGCCGCCGCCGCGCTGGGCGTGCCGTTGATCTTCTCCTCGCAGGCATCCGAGTCGATGGAAAACGTGGCCGCTGGGATGGGCGATGCGCCGCGCTGGTTCCAGTTGTACTGGGGCACCGACGAGGAAGTCACGCGCTCCTTCGTGCGCCGGGCCGAGGCGTGCGGCGCACAGGCCATCGTGCTGACCCTGGATACCACGCTGCTGGGCTGGCGTCCCCGCGATCTGGACCTGGGCAATCTGCCCTTCCTGCGCGGGCAGGGCCTGGCCCAGTATCTGACGGACGCGCACTTTCGATCCCGCCTGGACAGTGTGAACCTGCCTGCCACCTCGCCCCGGCCCTCGCCCGCCCTGCTGAAAACAGCGGCCAGCCTCGCCATGCATGGCCGCAAGTTTGGCCTGACGCTGGCGCAGATGCGGGCGGCGGCGGCCCACTTCACGGCCAGCTACACCCGCCCCGATTTGCAGTGGGATGACCTCGCACGGCTGCGGGAATGGACTGATCTGCCCATTCTCCTCAAGGGCGTCCTACACCCAGACGACGCCCGCGAGGCGGCCCGGCACGGCATGGACGGCCTGATCGTCAGCAACCACGGCGGACGCCAGATCGACGGCGAGGTGGGCAGCCTGACGATGCTCCCGCGCGTGGTGGAGGCGGCAGGCGATTTGCCCGTGCTGCTCGACAGCGGTGTCCGCACGGGCGCGGATGTGGCGAAGGCGTTGGCGCTGGGCGCGCGGGCGGTGCTGCTGGGCCGCCCCTACGCCTACGGTCTGGCCCTGGCCGGAGAGGCAGGCGTGGCCGAGGTCATCCGCAATGTGGTGGCTGAATTCGATCTGACCCTGGGCCTGCTGGGGGCGCACGCGGCGCGGGAGCTGGGGCCGGAGCATCTGGCGTAA
- a CDS encoding FAD-binding oxidoreductase produces the protein MKPMLEISPGDQTLTVSGEVGLLEVYAALPSGLYPPFPPVELPGGVGGLVSRGGFGQTFFFGAEVLGVTFRAPSGRVVRAGGRTVKNVQGYDLTRPFVGSFGALGEALKITLRLRPGLSARHVSAPGSLAELPDLAARFAWEMDGQVHLMHFGHGRQVDCALDVLPDATEITEPLDLTPHFPGGMGVGTGGSVKDRRFRWVDGGAVPPVPELFARVAASL, from the coding sequence ATGAAACCCATGCTTGAGATCTCTCCCGGTGATCAGACCCTGACCGTTTCTGGCGAAGTCGGGCTGCTAGAGGTCTACGCGGCGCTGCCCTCTGGCCTCTATCCCCCTTTCCCCCCGGTAGAACTGCCCGGCGGCGTGGGCGGCCTCGTCTCGCGTGGCGGCTTTGGGCAGACCTTCTTTTTTGGCGCGGAGGTGCTGGGCGTGACCTTCCGTGCGCCGTCTGGCCGCGTGGTGCGGGCGGGTGGGCGGACCGTCAAGAACGTGCAGGGCTATGACCTGACCCGGCCCTTCGTGGGCAGCTTTGGCGCGCTGGGCGAGGCGCTGAAAATCACGCTGCGCCTGCGGCCCGGTCTGAGTGCCCGCCATGTCTCGGCCCCCGGCTCACTGGCTGAGCTGCCCGATCTGGCCGCCCGCTTTGCCTGGGAAATGGACGGACAGGTTCACCTGATGCACTTTGGGCATGGGCGGCAGGTGGACTGCGCGCTGGACGTGTTGCCTGACGCAACGGAAATCACTGAACCCTTGGATCTGACCCCTCACTTTCCCGGTGGTATGGGCGTGGGGACAGGCGGCAGCGTCAAGGACCGCCGTTTCCGCTGGGTAGACGGTGGGGCCGTGCCGCCCGTGCCAGAGCTGTTCGCGCGGGTGGCGGCGAGTCTGTGA
- a CDS encoding SPOR domain-containing protein, with amino-acid sequence MSKPASTRRWPDILIGVLVLLLLAGFAALLLGQRKTATTTTPTATASATSGIPAAPGTAESATTPNTETTAITPPAADPAPAADTGSTATAPADTAPADTAQTTPAADTSTEAPIIPAAPTSQTAPDAAASTDTPPAATPTAETPTPQPETPQAQITETPAATTVTPRSGGAVATSESRTPLRSDYRISLGSFGSVGTAQSRTAPVSTLGYRVYPIDLGSQVVAQVGPFADEASARQALGDIQRAYPGALLYPPRAKASTAPSTSEGSTSTSGSSSSSAPAASPAPTSSTPTATEAPASPAGPIYLQVGAFDRVESAQKMVQQLRDLGYVPTVNAPDGRKVTVAVGPYTGDALTRTEKRLDDNNLDHFRVR; translated from the coding sequence ATGAGCAAACCTGCCTCCACCCGCCGCTGGCCCGACATTCTGATCGGGGTGCTGGTCCTGCTGCTGCTGGCCGGATTCGCCGCACTGTTGCTGGGCCAGCGCAAGACCGCTACCACCACCACGCCCACCGCCACGGCATCGGCCACCTCTGGCATTCCCGCTGCGCCAGGCACGGCGGAAAGCGCCACCACCCCGAATACGGAAACCACGGCCATCACGCCTCCTGCGGCAGACCCCGCACCAGCCGCCGATACGGGCAGCACGGCCACGGCACCTGCCGATACAGCACCCGCTGACACGGCACAGACCACACCAGCCGCCGACACCAGCACCGAGGCCCCGATCATTCCCGCCGCCCCCACATCACAGACGGCGCCCGACGCGGCAGCCAGCACGGACACCCCGCCAGCCGCCACACCGACGGCTGAGACCCCCACGCCACAGCCCGAAACCCCGCAGGCCCAGATCACCGAAACGCCTGCGGCCACCACTGTCACGCCCCGCAGCGGCGGAGCCGTCGCCACCAGCGAGAGCCGCACGCCCCTGCGCAGCGACTACCGCATCAGCCTGGGCAGCTTCGGCAGCGTGGGTACGGCCCAGAGCCGCACTGCGCCGGTCAGCACACTAGGGTACAGGGTCTACCCAATCGACCTGGGCAGTCAGGTGGTGGCGCAGGTCGGTCCCTTCGCCGACGAGGCCAGCGCCCGTCAGGCCCTGGGCGACATTCAGCGGGCCTACCCCGGCGCACTGCTGTACCCACCACGCGCCAAGGCCAGCACTGCGCCCAGCACGTCTGAGGGCAGCACTTCCACTTCTGGCAGCAGCTCCAGCAGCGCTCCTGCCGCCAGCCCAGCTCCGACCAGTAGCACCCCGACTGCTACCGAGGCACCCGCCTCTCCCGCTGGTCCGATCTACCTGCAAGTGGGGGCCTTCGACAGGGTGGAAAGCGCGCAGAAGATGGTGCAGCAATTGCGTGATCTGGGTTACGTGCCCACCGTCAATGCCCCCGATGGCCGCAAGGTCACGGTGGCGGTCGGCCCCTACACCGGCGACGCGCTGACCCGCACCGAGAAGCGGCTGGACGACAACAATCTGGACCACTTCCGGGTGCGCTGA
- the rlmN gene encoding 23S rRNA (adenine(2503)-C(2))-methyltransferase RlmN: protein MELLLDLHPDAYPLEGFRRTQLLEWVYVQGAGTFDGMSNLPAEMRAELSGQYHLNPFREIETVRSSDGSVKYLFTLQDGRQMEAVYMPYLDRKTVCVSTMVGCPARCSFCATGAMGFGRNLTPGEIVGQVLAVAGGEGLAPRELRNLVFMGMGEAMLNYDHTMAAARILLHPQALGMSKRRITLSTVGIAKGITRLATEDDLGLKLAISLHAPDEETRQRIIPTGAANSIAEIMAAAREYQGVTGRRITFEYTMLRGVNDAVWQAELLADLLRGLVSHVNLIPMNPWDGSGFQSTSETDIQSFYDTLEARGVDVSVRRSRGKDAGAACGQLALKRPGAVSGNSVPGLGAAL, encoded by the coding sequence ATGGAGCTTTTGCTTGACCTTCACCCCGACGCTTACCCGCTAGAAGGCTTCCGGCGCACGCAACTGCTGGAATGGGTCTACGTGCAGGGGGCGGGAACCTTTGACGGCATGAGCAACCTGCCCGCCGAGATGCGGGCCGAGCTGAGCGGGCAGTACCACCTCAACCCCTTCCGCGAGATCGAGACGGTTCGCAGCAGCGACGGCAGCGTCAAGTACCTGTTCACCCTGCAAGACGGGCGGCAGATGGAAGCGGTGTACATGCCGTACCTGGACCGCAAAACGGTCTGTGTCTCCACGATGGTGGGCTGCCCAGCCCGTTGCTCGTTCTGCGCGACGGGAGCGATGGGCTTCGGGCGCAACCTGACCCCCGGCGAGATCGTGGGGCAGGTGCTGGCGGTGGCCGGGGGCGAGGGTCTGGCCCCGCGCGAGCTGCGGAATCTGGTGTTCATGGGCATGGGCGAGGCGATGCTCAATTACGATCACACGATGGCGGCGGCGCGCATTCTGCTGCACCCACAGGCGCTGGGCATGAGCAAACGCCGCATTACGCTGTCCACGGTGGGCATCGCCAAGGGGATCACCCGGCTGGCTACCGAGGACGACCTGGGCCTCAAGCTGGCGATCAGCCTGCACGCGCCCGACGAGGAGACCCGCCAGCGCATCATTCCCACCGGGGCGGCCAATTCCATTGCCGAAATCATGGCGGCGGCGCGCGAGTATCAGGGCGTGACCGGGCGGCGCATCACCTTCGAGTACACCATGCTGCGCGGGGTCAACGACGCGGTGTGGCAGGCCGAGCTGCTGGCCGATCTGCTGCGCGGACTGGTCAGCCACGTCAACCTGATTCCCATGAATCCCTGGGACGGCAGCGGTTTCCAGAGTACCTCCGAGACCGATATTCAAAGCTTTTACGACACGCTGGAAGCGCGTGGTGTGGATGTCAGCGTGCGGCGTTCGCGCGGCAAGGATGCGGGCGCGGCCTGCGGGCAACTGGCCCTCAAGCGGCCCGGCGCGGTCAGCGGCAATTCAGTGCCTGGCCTGGGGGCGGCGCTCTAG
- a CDS encoding redox-sensing transcriptional repressor Rex encodes MAEVPTAAISRLVTYLRILEELETRDISRTSSTDLAERAGVSAFQVRKDLAYFGRFGTRGMGYTVPILKRELMRVLGLNQTWNVVIVGVGRLGQAIANYPGASDYQFQYVGLFDVSPELVGRQVRDLTVRHIGELRDFVRENKVDMGFLAVPPERAQDAAQTMVTAGVRGILNFAPVVIGPRPPEGRVSEGRAEGRSVDGQAQQEIGDDWRGVIVENVDFLAGMKRLAFYTLNPHLKDSPVPEDT; translated from the coding sequence ATGGCCGAGGTCCCCACTGCCGCCATCAGCCGTCTGGTCACCTACCTACGGATTCTGGAAGAACTGGAGACGCGGGACATCAGCCGCACCAGCAGCACCGATCTGGCCGAACGCGCCGGGGTAAGTGCTTTTCAGGTCCGCAAGGATCTGGCCTACTTCGGGCGCTTCGGCACGCGCGGCATGGGCTACACCGTGCCGATCCTCAAGCGCGAGCTGATGCGGGTGCTGGGCCTGAACCAGACCTGGAACGTGGTGATCGTGGGCGTGGGACGGCTGGGGCAGGCCATCGCCAACTATCCGGGAGCCAGCGACTATCAGTTTCAGTACGTGGGTCTGTTCGATGTCAGTCCCGAACTGGTGGGGCGGCAGGTCCGGGACCTGACCGTGCGCCACATCGGGGAACTGCGCGATTTCGTGCGGGAGAACAAGGTGGACATGGGCTTTCTGGCCGTGCCGCCCGAACGCGCCCAGGACGCCGCGCAAACGATGGTGACCGCCGGGGTGCGCGGCATCCTCAATTTTGCCCCAGTGGTGATCGGACCGCGTCCACCGGAAGGCCGTGTATCTGAGGGACGGGCTGAGGGCCGCTCTGTTGACGGACAGGCTCAGCAAGAAATTGGTGATGATTGGCGTGGTGTAATCGTCGAGAACGTCGATTTCCTGGCCGGGATGAAACGCCTGGCCTTTTACACCCTCAACCCCCACCTGAAAGATTCACCCGTCCCGGAGGACACTTGA
- a CDS encoding tetratricopeptide repeat protein → MKQKLRFSRSRRAALTGLLPGLLLSFAGSGSAQTMIDTVTSVGIQNTLNSATTIPKLPTLPTAGQNAAAQNATAQGAPAQATPASTAPSSTTPPPPVTPLTPAQQTGLDKAQAAYDAKNYAQARSGFEALVAQNYGNPEPHFGLALSLLALGNDKGAAFELRQFVTLAPDRYEGPYNLGVIAGRGGDHAGALQLYGQAATLMAGKASASAQRQVLEALATEQTRMADFTALSATLTQITALAPDDLNAAYRLAQARTLAGQGAEALPGLYALLQADGTRMDAALLLADIYMGQGLPDRAVRELDAAVKRVKKASERSALLLRKADILAAGNDTRGAVLAASAATKADKYNARAFAREGELRALRNDRPGAQAAYLNAVRLAPDNAMYRTALAGVRLTLGRFDEAAADSALALKLKPDAATSARALYVRGIAAYRQNRLLDAVIALKESHKRVPNADTALWLGLSYYAQQDYPAAAGALADSVRLNPTPTARTNLASALLASARYPEAEAVLRGLVTEDPKAADAWYMLGLAQRSQRQDDQARVSLKTAANLGSSKAKDALK, encoded by the coding sequence GTGAAGCAAAAATTACGTTTCAGCCGTTCCAGACGCGCTGCATTGACGGGCCTGCTGCCCGGCCTGCTGCTGAGTTTCGCAGGCAGCGGTTCGGCCCAGACCATGATCGACACCGTTACATCCGTCGGCATCCAGAACACTTTGAATTCGGCCACCACCATTCCCAAACTGCCGACGCTGCCCACAGCGGGCCAGAACGCGGCGGCTCAGAACGCGACGGCCCAGGGTGCCCCGGCACAGGCCACACCCGCCTCGACGGCTCCGTCATCGACCACTCCTCCCCCACCCGTCACCCCTCTGACCCCGGCTCAGCAGACAGGACTGGACAAGGCCCAGGCCGCCTACGACGCCAAGAATTATGCTCAGGCCCGCAGCGGTTTCGAGGCGCTGGTGGCGCAGAACTACGGTAATCCTGAACCTCACTTCGGGCTGGCGCTCTCCCTGCTGGCGCTGGGCAACGACAAGGGCGCGGCCTTTGAACTGCGGCAGTTCGTGACGCTGGCCCCGGACCGTTACGAGGGGCCGTACAACCTGGGCGTAATCGCGGGCCGGGGCGGGGACCACGCGGGGGCGCTGCAACTGTACGGACAGGCCGCCACCCTGATGGCGGGCAAGGCCAGCGCCTCGGCCCAGCGGCAGGTGCTGGAGGCGCTGGCCACCGAGCAAACCCGCATGGCCGACTTCACGGCCCTGAGCGCCACCCTGACCCAGATCACGGCGCTGGCCCCGGATGACCTGAACGCCGCCTACCGGCTGGCCCAGGCCCGCACGCTGGCCGGGCAGGGGGCCGAGGCGCTGCCGGGCCTGTACGCGCTGCTGCAAGCCGACGGCACCCGCATGGACGCAGCGCTGCTGCTGGCCGACATCTACATGGGTCAGGGACTGCCGGACCGCGCCGTGCGCGAGCTGGACGCCGCCGTGAAACGCGTGAAGAAGGCCAGCGAGCGTTCGGCGCTGCTGCTGCGCAAGGCCGATATCCTGGCCGCCGGGAACGATACCCGTGGGGCAGTGCTGGCCGCCAGCGCAGCAACTAAGGCCGATAAATACAATGCCAGGGCCTTTGCGCGCGAGGGCGAGCTGCGCGCACTTCGCAATGATCGGCCCGGCGCACAGGCCGCGTACCTGAACGCTGTGCGGCTGGCCCCAGACAATGCCATGTACCGCACCGCCCTGGCCGGAGTGCGCCTGACCCTGGGCCGCTTCGATGAGGCTGCCGCCGACAGCGCCCTGGCCCTGAAGCTGAAACCCGACGCGGCCACCTCGGCGCGGGCGCTGTACGTGCGGGGTATCGCCGCCTACCGCCAGAACCGCCTGCTGGACGCGGTGATCGCCCTCAAGGAAAGCCACAAGCGCGTTCCCAACGCCGACACCGCGCTGTGGCTGGGCCTGAGCTACTACGCCCAGCAGGATTACCCGGCAGCAGCGGGCGCACTGGCCGACAGCGTGCGCCTCAACCCCACGCCCACCGCCCGCACGAACCTGGCTTCCGCCCTGCTGGCCAGCGCCCGCTACCCTGAGGCTGAGGCCGTGCTGCGCGGTCTGGTCACCGAGGACCCCAAAGCCGCCGACGCATGGTACATGCTGGGGCTGGCGCAAAGGTCACAGCGCCAGGACGATCAGGCCAGGGTGTCGCTGAAGACGGCAGCCAACCTGGGCAGCAGCAAGGCCAAAGACGCCTTGAAGTAA
- the cpdB gene encoding 2',3'-cyclic-nucleotide 2'-phosphodiesterase yields MAALLLGGLGAAGAQTVNLRILETTDLHTNALGYDYYQDKPTGEFGFEYTATLIKQAREEKRNTLLYDNGDLIQGTPLGDYVAKVKPLEPGQMHPMHAAMALLKYDAGNLGNHEFNYGLPFLKQVIAAAPMPIVSANTYLEDGDGNPANDKNAFTPYLIQRKLVYDTYGRPYYLNVGVIGLLPPQIVDWDKANLDGKLTTRDIVETARKFVPEMKARGADIIVAVAHSGIAADYQPGQENAATELTKIDGIDVVLSGHSHQEFPGPVYKDIPGADITNGTINGKPVVMASFWGSDLGIVDLTLARQGNNWKVTGGKAAVRPIWDKAAKKNLVTPDPAIAEAVKAAHEGTLAYVRGKVAELATPINSYWALVQDDPSVQLVASAQIAYVKAALADTQYKDLPVLSAAAPFKAGGRGGASYYTDIPAGTLAIKNVADLYVYPNTVQAVEVTGAQLQEWLERSAGQFNQIDPKKTEPQPLVNDAFPTYNFDVIDGVTYEIDVSQPSRYDMDAKLVNPDAHRIKNLMFGGKAIDPAQKFVVATNNYRASGGGKFPGLDGKNIVLESPDETRQALIAYFTEQKTVNPTADGNWKLTPIPGATLLYVSSPNAQKFAPAGATLLKTREDGFAEYTIKF; encoded by the coding sequence ATGGCGGCGTTGCTGCTGGGCGGTCTGGGCGCGGCGGGCGCGCAGACGGTCAACCTCCGTATTCTGGAAACCACCGACCTGCATACCAATGCGCTGGGCTACGACTACTACCAGGACAAGCCCACGGGCGAGTTCGGCTTCGAGTACACCGCCACCCTGATCAAGCAGGCGCGCGAGGAAAAGCGCAATACGCTGCTCTACGACAACGGCGATCTGATCCAGGGCACGCCGCTGGGCGACTATGTGGCCAAGGTCAAGCCGCTGGAGCCGGGCCAGATGCACCCCATGCACGCCGCGATGGCCCTGCTGAAGTACGATGCGGGAAACCTGGGCAACCACGAGTTCAATTACGGCCTGCCCTTCCTGAAGCAGGTGATCGCCGCCGCGCCCATGCCCATCGTCAGCGCCAACACCTACCTAGAAGACGGCGACGGCAACCCCGCCAACGACAAGAACGCCTTCACGCCGTACCTGATTCAGCGCAAGCTGGTCTATGACACCTATGGCCGCCCGTATTACCTGAACGTGGGCGTGATCGGCCTGTTGCCCCCGCAGATCGTCGATTGGGACAAGGCCAATCTGGACGGCAAACTCACCACCCGCGACATCGTGGAAACTGCCCGCAAATTCGTGCCCGAGATGAAGGCGCGCGGCGCAGACATCATCGTGGCCGTGGCCCACAGCGGCATTGCCGCCGACTACCAGCCGGGCCAGGAGAACGCCGCCACCGAGCTGACCAAGATCGACGGCATCGACGTGGTTCTCAGCGGCCACAGCCATCAGGAATTCCCCGGCCCGGTCTACAAGGACATCCCCGGCGCGGACATCACCAACGGCACCATCAACGGCAAGCCCGTCGTGATGGCCAGCTTCTGGGGCAGCGATCTGGGCATCGTGGACCTGACCCTGGCCCGCCAGGGCAACAACTGGAAGGTGACCGGGGGCAAGGCCGCCGTGCGCCCCATCTGGGACAAGGCCGCGAAGAAAAATCTGGTCACGCCGGACCCCGCCATTGCGGAGGCCGTCAAGGCGGCGCACGAGGGCACGCTGGCCTACGTGCGCGGCAAGGTGGCTGAACTGGCAACGCCCATCAACTCCTACTGGGCGCTGGTGCAGGACGATCCCAGCGTGCAACTGGTGGCAAGTGCCCAGATCGCCTATGTCAAGGCTGCGCTGGCCGACACCCAGTACAAGGATCTGCCGGTGCTGAGCGCCGCTGCCCCCTTCAAAGCGGGTGGACGCGGTGGGGCCAGCTACTACACCGACATTCCCGCCGGAACGCTGGCGATCAAGAACGTGGCCGACCTGTACGTCTACCCCAACACCGTGCAGGCTGTGGAGGTCACGGGCGCGCAGCTTCAGGAATGGCTGGAACGCAGCGCTGGGCAGTTCAACCAGATTGATCCGAAGAAGACTGAGCCGCAGCCGCTGGTCAACGACGCCTTCCCAACCTACAACTTCGACGTGATCGACGGCGTGACCTACGAGATCGACGTGTCGCAGCCCAGCCGTTACGATATGGACGCCAAGCTGGTGAACCCCGACGCCCACCGCATCAAGAACCTGATGTTTGGCGGTAAGGCCATTGACCCGGCCCAGAAGTTCGTTGTTGCCACCAACAATTACCGCGCCAGTGGCGGCGGCAAGTTCCCCGGTCTGGACGGCAAGAACATCGTGCTTGAGTCGCCCGATGAGACCCGGCAGGCCTTGATCGCCTACTTCACTGAGCAGAAGACGGTCAACCCCACCGCCGACGGCAACTGGAAGCTGACACCCATCCCCGGTGCGACGCTGCTGTACGTCAGCAGTCCCAACGCCCAGAAGTTTGCCCCGGCAGGAGCCACGTTGCTCAAGACGCGTGAGGACGGCTTCGCGGAGTACACCATCAAGTTCTGA